The following are from one region of the Mauremys reevesii isolate NIE-2019 linkage group 2, ASM1616193v1, whole genome shotgun sequence genome:
- the DUSP26 gene encoding dual specificity protein phosphatase 26 isoform X2, giving the protein MAFMSRFSRSSSRSPSRGSQEDTSNHPILSVFELERLLYTGKTACNHADEVWPGLYLGDQDIAANRRELARLHITHILNASHSKWRGGAEYYEGTGIRYLGIEAHDSPSFDMSPYFHPSADFIHQALSERGGRILVHCAVGVSRSATLVLAYLMIRHRMTLVEAIKTVKDHRGIIPNRGFLHQLVSLDNSLRLKRRA; this is encoded by the exons ATGGCTTTTATGTCCAGGTTCTCCAGAAGCAGCTCCAGGTCACCCAGCCGGGGGTCTCAGGAAGACACCAGCaaccaccccatcctcagtgtcTTTGAGCTGGAGAGGCTGCTGTACACGGGGAAGACGGCCTGTAACCATGCAGATGAGGTCTGGCCAGGACTCTACTTGGGAGACCA AGATATAGCAGCCAATCGGCGTGAGCTGGCCCGCCTGCACATCACCCACATACTCAATGCCTCACACAGCAAGTGGAGAGGAGGTGCCGAGTACTATGAGGGCACCGGAATCCGCTACCTAGGCATCGAGGCCCACGACTCGCCCAGCTTCGACATGAGTCCCTACTTCCACCCCTCAGCTGACTTCATCCACCAGGCGCTGAGCGAGAGAGGAG GAAGGATCCTTGTACACTGTGCCGTCGGGGTGAGCCGCTCAGCCACCTTGGTCCTCGCCTACCTCATGATCCGCCACCGTATGACCCTGGTGGAAGCCATAAAGACGGTTAAGGACCACCGCGGCATCATCCCCAACCGGGGCTTCCTGCACCAGCTGGTCTCCCTGGACAACTCCCTGAGGCTGAAGCGGCGAGcatga
- the DUSP26 gene encoding dual specificity protein phosphatase 26 isoform X1 has translation MRRTGSKKLSDGTVGDSSSSVVDHWDASWVSGAPMAFMSRFSRSSSRSPSRGSQEDTSNHPILSVFELERLLYTGKTACNHADEVWPGLYLGDQDIAANRRELARLHITHILNASHSKWRGGAEYYEGTGIRYLGIEAHDSPSFDMSPYFHPSADFIHQALSERGGRILVHCAVGVSRSATLVLAYLMIRHRMTLVEAIKTVKDHRGIIPNRGFLHQLVSLDNSLRLKRRA, from the exons GACGGGACCGTGggtgacagcagcagcagtgttGTTGACCACTGGGATGCATCGTGGGTCTCGGGAGCTCCAATGGCTTTTATGTCCAGGTTCTCCAGAAGCAGCTCCAGGTCACCCAGCCGGGGGTCTCAGGAAGACACCAGCaaccaccccatcctcagtgtcTTTGAGCTGGAGAGGCTGCTGTACACGGGGAAGACGGCCTGTAACCATGCAGATGAGGTCTGGCCAGGACTCTACTTGGGAGACCA AGATATAGCAGCCAATCGGCGTGAGCTGGCCCGCCTGCACATCACCCACATACTCAATGCCTCACACAGCAAGTGGAGAGGAGGTGCCGAGTACTATGAGGGCACCGGAATCCGCTACCTAGGCATCGAGGCCCACGACTCGCCCAGCTTCGACATGAGTCCCTACTTCCACCCCTCAGCTGACTTCATCCACCAGGCGCTGAGCGAGAGAGGAG GAAGGATCCTTGTACACTGTGCCGTCGGGGTGAGCCGCTCAGCCACCTTGGTCCTCGCCTACCTCATGATCCGCCACCGTATGACCCTGGTGGAAGCCATAAAGACGGTTAAGGACCACCGCGGCATCATCCCCAACCGGGGCTTCCTGCACCAGCTGGTCTCCCTGGACAACTCCCTGAGGCTGAAGCGGCGAGcatga